A genomic region of Octopus sinensis linkage group LG2, ASM634580v1, whole genome shotgun sequence contains the following coding sequences:
- the LOC115229394 gene encoding peroxiredoxin-4 isoform X2, translating to MSSSSVCVVLLLSAVSAVCWVSKPAPDWNGTAVINGKFEEISLKSFQGKYLVFFFYPLDFTFVCPTEIIAFSDRIGEFKAINTAVVACSVDSHFTHLAWINTPRTKGGLGPLNIPLLSDLTHEISKSHGVFLQNLGHSLRGLFIIDSKGILRQITMNDLPVGRSVDETLRLVQAFQYTDSHGEVCPAGWKPGGDTIIPDPTDKLKYFEKTNKSNK from the exons ATGTCGTCGTCGTCCGTTTGTGTCGTTCTGCTGCTGTCTGCCGTTTCAGCTGTTTGCTGGG TTTCTAAACCAGCCCCTGATTGGAACGGTACTGCTGTGATTAATGGAAAGTTTGAAGAGATCAGCCTCAAAAGTTTTCAAGGCAAATATCTTGTGTTCTTCTTTTATCCACTTGACTT TACATTTGTATGTCCAACAGAAATAATTGCTTTCAGTGACAGAATTGGAGAATTTAAAGCTATAAATACTGCTGTGGTTGCCTGCTCTGTTGACTCTCATTTCACCCACTTAGCATG GATCAATACACCACGAACCAAAGGGGGTTTAGGACCACTGAATATTCCActtctctctgacctcacacatgaAATCTCCAAATCTCATGGTGTATTCCTTCAGAATCTTGGCCATAGTCTACG TGGTCTGTTTATCATTGACTCCAAGGGAATTCTGCGTCAGATCACAATGAATGATCTGCCAGTTGGCCGATCTGTTGATGAAACACTACGTCTGGTGCAAGCCTTCCAGTACACAGATAGCCATGGAGAGGTGTGTCCAGCAGGTTGGAAGCCTGGTGGTGATACG ATTATCCCAGACCCAACTGATAAGCTGAAGTATTTTGAAAAAACCAAcaagtctaataaataa
- the LOC115229394 gene encoding peroxiredoxin-4 isoform X1, which translates to MSSSSVCVVLLLSAVSAVCWGEETCYSYAGGQVYPQEDRKLSGHTIQWSKAIISKPAPDWNGTAVINGKFEEISLKSFQGKYLVFFFYPLDFTFVCPTEIIAFSDRIGEFKAINTAVVACSVDSHFTHLAWINTPRTKGGLGPLNIPLLSDLTHEISKSHGVFLQNLGHSLRGLFIIDSKGILRQITMNDLPVGRSVDETLRLVQAFQYTDSHGEVCPAGWKPGGDTIIPDPTDKLKYFEKTNKSNK; encoded by the exons ATGTCGTCGTCGTCCGTTTGTGTCGTTCTGCTGCTGTCTGCCGTTTCAGCTGTTTGCTGGGGTGAGGAAACTTGTTATTCTTATGCTGGTGGTCAGGTTTATCCACAGGAAGATAGGAAGCTGTCCGGACACACGATTCAATGGAGCAAGGCCATAa TTTCTAAACCAGCCCCTGATTGGAACGGTACTGCTGTGATTAATGGAAAGTTTGAAGAGATCAGCCTCAAAAGTTTTCAAGGCAAATATCTTGTGTTCTTCTTTTATCCACTTGACTT TACATTTGTATGTCCAACAGAAATAATTGCTTTCAGTGACAGAATTGGAGAATTTAAAGCTATAAATACTGCTGTGGTTGCCTGCTCTGTTGACTCTCATTTCACCCACTTAGCATG GATCAATACACCACGAACCAAAGGGGGTTTAGGACCACTGAATATTCCActtctctctgacctcacacatgaAATCTCCAAATCTCATGGTGTATTCCTTCAGAATCTTGGCCATAGTCTACG TGGTCTGTTTATCATTGACTCCAAGGGAATTCTGCGTCAGATCACAATGAATGATCTGCCAGTTGGCCGATCTGTTGATGAAACACTACGTCTGGTGCAAGCCTTCCAGTACACAGATAGCCATGGAGAGGTGTGTCCAGCAGGTTGGAAGCCTGGTGGTGATACG ATTATCCCAGACCCAACTGATAAGCTGAAGTATTTTGAAAAAACCAAcaagtctaataaataa